A region from the Chthoniobacterales bacterium genome encodes:
- a CDS encoding response regulator → MTSQTMPVTTASESILPPKASSPAAPETIGHALPARPRRILVVDDEPAARVLGKRVFSEAGFEVATVQSGFECLELFRQHPRYFDLILLDLSMPFMDGEETFTRLRAINPNVVVLLSTGFMAQERVDRMLAAGMAGFLRKPHNPAELVAQVESALKKVSMSRAGCATSDMTASI, encoded by the coding sequence ATGACCAGCCAAACAATGCCTGTAACTACCGCCTCCGAATCCATTTTGCCCCCGAAAGCCTCTTCGCCCGCCGCGCCCGAGACCATTGGTCACGCTCTCCCGGCGAGGCCGCGACGGATCCTGGTGGTGGATGACGAGCCAGCCGCGCGGGTTCTGGGCAAACGCGTTTTTTCCGAAGCGGGATTCGAAGTCGCCACCGTCCAATCGGGTTTCGAATGCCTGGAGCTCTTCCGGCAGCACCCCCGCTACTTTGATCTGATTTTGCTCGATCTTTCGATGCCATTCATGGATGGCGAAGAAACCTTCACTCGCCTGCGCGCCATCAATCCCAATGTCGTCGTGCTTTTGAGCACGGGTTTCATGGCCCAGGAGCGCGTGGATCGAATGCTGGCCGCCGGGATGGCCGGATTTTTGCGCAAGCCGCACAATCCCGCTGAGCTGGTCGCCCAGGTCGAATCCGCCCTGAAGAAGGTCAGCATGTCTCGCGCGGGCTGCGCGACCAGCGACATGACCGCTTCAATCTGA
- the sufC gene encoding Fe-S cluster assembly ATPase SufC: protein MNQLSINNLRVSIADQEIIRGLSLTVPKGEIHAIMGPNGSGKSTLAKVLAGHPDYKVTGGEVTMDGKNILELEPDERARQGLFLAFQYPSEIPGVTIANFLRAAVQARLPEGEELEATDYYAKLYEKMDLLEMDRSFTARSVNEGFSGGEKKRNEILQLAMLAPKYAVLDETDSGLDIDALKVVAHGVNSLRGPNLGVLLITHYQRLLDYIVPDHVHVMVQGRIVRSGGKELALELEEKGYESYEALPDEVGEPALA from the coding sequence ATGAACCAGCTATCCATTAATAATCTGCGCGTCTCGATTGCAGACCAGGAAATTATCCGGGGACTGTCGCTGACCGTGCCGAAGGGCGAAATCCACGCGATCATGGGGCCGAACGGTTCTGGGAAAAGCACGCTCGCCAAAGTGCTCGCGGGGCATCCTGACTACAAAGTCACGGGGGGCGAAGTGACCATGGACGGCAAGAACATCCTTGAACTCGAGCCGGACGAACGCGCTCGCCAGGGGCTCTTTCTCGCCTTCCAGTATCCGAGCGAAATTCCCGGGGTAACGATCGCGAATTTTCTGCGTGCGGCGGTCCAGGCGCGTTTGCCGGAGGGAGAAGAACTCGAGGCTACGGACTATTACGCGAAGCTTTATGAGAAAATGGATCTCCTGGAAATGGATCGATCCTTCACCGCCCGGTCCGTGAACGAGGGTTTTTCGGGCGGTGAGAAAAAACGAAACGAGATTCTTCAGCTGGCCATGCTGGCGCCGAAATACGCTGTTCTCGACGAAACCGACAGCGGACTCGATATCGACGCGCTGAAAGTCGTGGCCCACGGCGTCAATTCCCTGCGCGGCCCGAACCTCGGCGTTCTTTTGATCACGCACTACCAGCGTTTGCTCGATTACATCGTTCCCGATCACGTTCACGTCATGGTCCAGGGCCGGATCGTGCGGAGCGGTGGGAAAGAGCTCGCCTTGGAGCTGGAAGAAAAAGGCTACGAAAGTTATGAGGCGCTGCCGGACGAAGTGGGCGAGCCGGCTCTGGCCTGA